The following proteins come from a genomic window of Pseudomonas syringae:
- a CDS encoding ATP-binding protein: protein MLAPVQMLSATRQNLWRLTFIRILVLAAQAGSVGIAWLFDFLPLPWLQLSITLGCSLVLCGLTVIRLRTSLPLTEFEYALQLALDLLIHSALLYYSGGSANPFVSYYLVPLTIAAATLPWRYSLILSGFALTMYTMLMVRSYPLETDAIARENMQVYGMWLSFALAAGVITFFAAKMAEELRRQEQLRAERREEGLRDQQLLAVATQAAGAAHELGTPLATMSVLLKEMRQDHSDPALQEDLSVLQEQVKQCKQTLQQLVRAAEANRRMAVEQQTATRWLDESLNRWHLMRPEVSYRFYQLGKGDVPMLAPPPDLTQALLNLLNNAADACPDGLEVNLDWDSAEVCISIRDHGAGVPLAIAEQIGKPFFTTKGKGFGLGLFLSKASVTRAGGSVKLYSHEEGGTLTELRLPRDTRGEET from the coding sequence TTGCGTGGCTGTTCGATTTTCTGCCGTTGCCGTGGCTGCAACTGTCCATCACGCTGGGTTGCTCGCTGGTTCTGTGCGGGCTGACCGTCATCCGGCTGCGCACGTCCCTGCCGCTCACCGAGTTTGAATACGCCCTGCAACTGGCCCTCGACCTGTTGATTCACAGCGCCTTGCTGTATTACTCGGGCGGCTCGGCCAACCCGTTCGTTTCCTATTATCTGGTGCCATTGACCATTGCCGCCGCCACGCTACCCTGGCGCTACTCGCTGATCCTGTCCGGCTTCGCGCTGACGATGTACACCATGCTGATGGTTCGTTCCTATCCGCTGGAAACCGACGCCATCGCCCGGGAAAACATGCAGGTCTATGGCATGTGGCTGAGCTTTGCGCTGGCGGCCGGGGTCATCACCTTCTTTGCGGCGAAGATGGCCGAGGAACTGCGCCGTCAGGAACAACTGCGTGCCGAGCGCCGTGAGGAGGGCTTGCGCGATCAGCAGTTGCTCGCCGTCGCGACGCAGGCCGCAGGCGCTGCCCACGAACTGGGCACACCTCTGGCGACCATGAGCGTGCTGCTCAAGGAAATGCGTCAGGACCACAGCGACCCTGCCTTGCAGGAAGACCTGTCGGTATTGCAGGAGCAGGTCAAACAGTGCAAACAGACCCTCCAGCAACTGGTGCGTGCTGCCGAAGCCAACCGGCGCATGGCCGTGGAGCAGCAGACCGCCACCCGCTGGCTGGACGAGTCGCTCAATCGCTGGCATTTGATGCGCCCGGAAGTGAGTTACCGCTTCTATCAACTGGGCAAGGGCGATGTGCCGATGCTGGCTCCACCGCCGGACCTGACCCAGGCGTTGCTCAATCTGCTCAACAACGCCGCCGATGCCTGCCCCGACGGGCTGGAAGTCAATCTGGACTGGGACAGCGCAGAAGTGTGCATCAGCATTCGCGACCACGGCGCTGGTGTGCCGCTGGCGATTGCCGAACAGATCGGCAAACCGTTCTTTACTACCAAGGGCAAAGGTTTCGGCCTGGGTCTGTTCCTGAGCAAAGCCAGTGTCACCCGTGCAGGTGGCTCGGTAAAACTCTACAGTCATGAGGAAGGCGGCACGCTCACCGAGCTGCGCCTGCCCCGTGACACGCGAGGAGAAGAAACATGA
- a CDS encoding response regulator transcription factor: protein MSDDIQVEGEELPHLLLVDDDATFTRVMARAMSRRGFRVSTAGSAEEGLALAQQDIPEYAALDLKMDGDSGLVLLPKLLEMDPDMRVVILTGYSSIATAVEAIKRGACNYLCKPADADDVLAALLSEHANLDTLVPENPMSVDRLQWEHIQRVLAEHEGNISATARALGMHRRTLQRKLQKRPVRR, encoded by the coding sequence ATGAGTGACGATATTCAGGTTGAAGGCGAAGAGCTGCCGCATCTGTTGCTGGTCGATGACGATGCCACGTTCACCCGCGTGATGGCGCGCGCAATGAGCCGACGCGGATTTCGCGTCAGCACGGCCGGGTCGGCTGAAGAAGGTCTGGCACTGGCGCAGCAGGACATTCCTGAATACGCCGCGCTGGACCTGAAAATGGATGGCGATTCCGGCTTGGTGCTGCTGCCCAAACTGCTGGAAATGGACCCGGACATGCGCGTTGTAATCCTCACCGGTTATTCGAGCATTGCCACGGCGGTCGAAGCCATCAAGCGTGGCGCCTGCAATTACCTGTGCAAGCCTGCCGACGCCGATGATGTGCTTGCTGCGTTGCTGTCCGAGCACGCCAACCTCGACACGCTGGTGCCTGAGAATCCGATGTCGGTCGACCGCTTGCAGTGGGAGCACATTCAGCGTGTGCTGGCCGAGCATGAAGGCAATATCTCCGCGACGGCGCGTGCGCTCGGCATGCACCGCCGGACCTTGCAGCGCAAGTTGCAGAAGCGCCCCGTGCGGCGTTGA